A part of Brachybacterium faecium DSM 4810 genomic DNA contains:
- a CDS encoding Protein of unknown function, DUF624 (PFAM: Protein of unknown function, DUF624): MNSRASAYMPRPRRRTTWLVESIEHLYAVVRIQLVWLGLTLLGLIVVGIAPATCAAAEALRAERRGELTRALPLMWEAYRRELIPAGIRMLPLMAVQTLALLMLWQAAAGLSSNPAVMAVLGTFGALTAGWAGVSLAAIAVAPRVRDQDLLVTWRLALLMPGAVPLRSLAVAVLLAAWTLLCTSVWPLGLLLGAGLAIDIAVGLLSTRISLLLEDLSAQRSGPPTESADPGTP, encoded by the coding sequence ATGAACAGCCGAGCCTCCGCCTACATGCCGCGCCCCCGCCGCCGGACCACCTGGCTGGTGGAGAGCATCGAGCATCTGTACGCCGTGGTGCGGATCCAGCTGGTGTGGCTGGGGCTGACGCTCCTGGGGCTGATCGTGGTCGGCATCGCCCCGGCCACCTGCGCCGCGGCCGAGGCGCTGCGGGCCGAGCGGCGCGGCGAGCTCACCCGGGCGCTGCCCCTGATGTGGGAGGCCTACCGGCGCGAGCTGATTCCCGCCGGGATCCGGATGCTGCCGCTGATGGCGGTGCAGACGCTGGCCCTGCTGATGCTCTGGCAGGCCGCGGCCGGGCTCAGCAGCAACCCCGCGGTCATGGCAGTGCTGGGAACATTCGGCGCACTCACCGCCGGCTGGGCGGGCGTCTCCCTCGCTGCGATCGCCGTCGCCCCGCGCGTGCGGGATCAAGACCTGCTGGTCACCTGGCGGCTCGCCCTGCTGATGCCCGGGGCGGTGCCGCTGCGGAGCCTCGCCGTGGCGGTGCTGCTGGCCGCCTGGACCCTGCTGTGCACGAGCGTGTGGCCACTGGGCCTGCTGCTCGGCGCGGGGCTCGCGATCGACATCGCGGTCGGCCTGCTCAGCACGCGCATCTCCCTGCTGCTCGAGGATCTCAGCGCCCAACGGTCCGGCCCGCCTACGGAGTCGGCCGACCCCGGCACTCCCTGA